The Bacillaceae bacterium IKA-2 DNA window GACCACACGTCACAGCGTGTTAAGGTTGATGTGTCCTATGAAGAGGCTGCAAAAGTGTTAGAACATTTGTCAGAGCTACCAGGCGTAGATATTTTGACGGATTCAAAACGAAATTATCTTTATGGGAATACCTTTTCAGCTTTTGTTGGTGGTGTGGGACAAATTCCCAGAGAACAAATTGACCATTATATGACAAGGGATTACGGTCGCAGTGACTATGTTGGGATAAGTAGACTAGAGCGGCAATTTGAAGATGTACTGAGAGGAAGAAAAGCAATTGTTGAGCATATTCTAGATGGTTCTCAAAATATTATTGGTGTTCCGAAAGAAACTTTGGGACAGCGGGGGAAAGATTTAGTACTGACGGTTGATATGAAATTACAAAAGGAAGTTGAAAAAATTGTTGCCAGTGAGGTCGGAAAAGTAAAAGCAAGTAGTAGCTTTCTTGATAACGGATCAGCGTATGTTGTCTTAATGGAACCTGAAACAGGTGAAATATTAGCACTGTCAGGTTATGACACTGATCGACCAGGCAATAACCATGACTTAGGTGTTATTTATGATGCTTTTGTAATGGGTTCAGCAGTAAAAGGGGCAACATTATTAGCGGGATTTCAAGAAAACATTGCCCAACCAGGTACAGTGTATAATGATCGTCCACTTTACATTCGTGATGATCCTCCCAAAAGTTCCTTCGGAGGTCGTGCGTTAGGAAGAATGAATGATTTAACTGCCTTAGAACGTTCGTCAAACGTTTATATGTTTGAAATAGCGATGGCATTTGGTAATTATGATTATGATACTGAACGTGGTGGTGGAGCTAATGATGCCGCAAACGGTTTTAACAAAATGCGCTATTATTTTAATCAATTTGGTTTAGGAGTAAAAACTGGAATCGATCTTCCTACCGAAGCTACAGGATATAGCGGTCGTGGTGTTGGATTTCAGCTATTAGCTAACTTAATGGACTTTAGTATTGGCCAGTCAGATACTTATACGCCCCTACAAATGGCTCAATATATTTCGACAATTGCTAATGGTGGTAATCGGATCCAACCAAGGCTTGTTAGAGAAATACGTGAGCCTAATACTATTGAAGGCGAACTTGGAAATGTGATCCAACAGTTTACACCAAATGTTTTAAATAGAGTTGATATGTCTGATAATTACATCAAAAGAGTTCAAGACGGGTTCCGCCTTGTCGTAGATGGACGACAAGGAACTGCAAGAGAGTTGGCTACTAAAGACTATCGTCTAGCAGCTAAAACAGGAACCTCTCAAGTTACCTATCGTGGTCAAAAGGGGAACAATCAAATTTTTGTCGGCTATGCGCCATATGACAATCCAGAAATAGCTTTTGCAGTCATTGTTCCACATTTAAAAATTCGTGATGATGTAGGTAGACCAGCGCTTGATATATCTGAACAAATACTTGACACATATTTTGAGTTGAAAGAAAATCGTCAAGGGATAATTGGAAAATTAGCTGATGAGGATGACATCGAAGGATAAGTTATTTGATAAAATCTGCAGTAAAACTAAAAAAGAGTGACTCAGGGAGGTATGAAAATCTCCTTGAGTCACTTTTTTTTTTAGGATAGTATTTCTACAATCTCTTTTATTGTCATTTCAGTTGAAAGTTGATACTCACCGGCTTTTATTTTTGTTTCCAATTCATTGTTTAATAAATATTCGGCAAATTGTTGATTATCATCAATTAGTCCCTTTTCTTCAAGTAATAAACCAACAGCTCCACTACTCATTCCTACTTTTATGATAATCGTGATCTCTTTTTCTTCAATCTCTTCTTCAGCATCCTGATTATTTGTTTCTGACTCAGCAGTTTCTGTATCTATTTTTTCAACCTTTTTGTGTAACAGTTCATACTCAGTTTGGTTGACGGTAACTAGATCATTTTCATCTAGATAAGCTTGTAAATCTTGTTCAGAAAAAGTAGCGACCTCATTTCCAATTTGAAAATAATCTGTAAAATAGAAAGCAAAGCTGAGAATTGATGTTGTAAAGAAAATTCCTGTCGCGAGTCCTTGTAACATTTTTTTTGTCATAGTATCCCCTTTCACATCAATAACAATTTATTTATCCACCTAAAATATCATTAACTTTTTGCTGATTAAATCCTGTCAACTCAGTAATTTCTTTTAAAGAATGTCCTTCCTCATATAAAGCCAATATTTTATCTCTGTCATAAATGATTGGACTTGTACTAGTAGTAAAATAACGTTCGTCTTCACCGATTAAAATTTCCTCTTCCAGTACTTTTATTTTTTTCTTTACTTGATATATTTCTTGCATTAATGTAATTGAGTAGTTTTCAATTAGTTTTTCGGCTTCTTTAGCTTGGTCTTGTTTAAAAAATGATATAATAATTAGTAAGATCGATAAAGAAAATAGTGTAATAATAATATACTCCATTTAAAGCCCTCCTTCTCCACTCCATTTATAACATAACTGACAAAAATAACAAGTATTCGTTAATAGTTGTCTTTCTTTTCCTTTTTTCAAATAATATAACCTAATTTAGCTACTAAAAATAAAATGCATGTCGAATATAAGCAGAATATAAAAGGAATCATAAAGAAAAAGTTGTTTTTTTTGTCACTTTATCTTTTACTTGCAACAAAACCTTATTATTAGCACCAATTAAAAGTATTTATTAAAAAAATAGCCTTTTATTCGCATGTATCATATAGGTAAGACAAAATTCTACAAAAATGACTTCTTGTCGCTTTCTACTAATAATTGTAAGATAGTCATAGAGGTATTTTGTAAGATGATTAATATTTTCGTTATACTTAGCATAGCACGTTATTTAATTGTCTAGTTCCAAGACGCCGTCCTGAGATCATTTAGAGCAGGTTTTACGACAGTAACAGTCGAGTTAAATATTTACGTGTGACGAACCGCAGAAGCGACGCTCAATGCGCTTGCACTTTTCTTATTATCTAGTTCAGGCAACTTGTGCATTTCATATATAATTGAGGTGGAAAGTTTGATTAGTGAAATAATAAAACTTAAAAGTATTGGTTTGACAATAGAAGAAATTGCCAATGAGTTAAATTTATCCGTTATAAAAGTTGAAAATAGGTTGAATAAATATCGGAAAGAGACAATGGCAGTACCATCAACTAATTGTTTAATCGACGAACATAAACAGGTTCTTAAACCAGAAAGTTCGTTAACAACGAGACCAAATAGCTGTAGTGTTGATGAATGTGTCCTAATGGTACAGTCGCCAAAAACACTATTTTGCTATTGGAGTTTATCTGACTTAAAAAGAAGCATGGTCATACATCATTTAAATGGGGATTGGATAAGTTTTCAAAAAAAGCTCAGAGTTTACGACATCACGGCCCTATTCTTTGATGGGCATAATGCTCACCGATATCAGGATTATTATCTACCTGAACTTTGCAATCAATGGTTTTTTAGTCACTTAACGCCTAATCGAACATATTGTGTAGATGTAGGGGTTGAAACAAAAGAAGGTAACTTTTTCTCGATTTTAAGATCTAATCCTATTGATACGCCGAGAGCTTCAGCACAAGAAACTGGTTTATTTGCAAATTCAGTTGCTAACTGGAAACAAGGGAAAACTGAAACTCCTGAGTGGCTTGAAGGATTTAGTAGTTACTCGTATTACCAAAAATTAAAGTAGGGGGCAAATAAGTTGTTAAATGGATATTTTTCAATGGTGTTACATGCGCATTTGCCCTATGTTAGACATCGAGAGGCACACCGACTTGAAGAACTTTGGTTGTTTGAAGCTATTTCTGAAACATATATACCGTTACTTTGGAATTTAGAGACTCAGAAAAGTTTACAT harbors:
- a CDS encoding DUF4912 domain-containing protein, which produces MISEIIKLKSIGLTIEEIANELNLSVIKVENRLNKYRKETMAVPSTNCLIDEHKQVLKPESSLTTRPNSCSVDECVLMVQSPKTLFCYWSLSDLKRSMVIHHLNGDWISFQKKLRVYDITALFFDGHNAHRYQDYYLPELCNQWFFSHLTPNRTYCVDVGVETKEGNFFSILRSNPIDTPRASAQETGLFANSVANWKQGKTETPEWLEGFSSYSYYQKLK
- a CDS encoding penicillin-binding protein 2, producing MSTKKNKTHMPVRLNILFFIVFLLFSALILRLGVVQIVQGEEYQEKLDRTINKIDKIEAPRGIMYDRFGNIVVDNELVLSVTYTSRNTPTREKFRVAARLNDFIEIDTDNITERDMKDYWIFTRPDEARALITREEIQELENDNIKIYHLQLDRIGKDHLGEITNEEMEVLAIKREFDRGYDHTSQRVKVDVSYEEAAKVLEHLSELPGVDILTDSKRNYLYGNTFSAFVGGVGQIPREQIDHYMTRDYGRSDYVGISRLERQFEDVLRGRKAIVEHILDGSQNIIGVPKETLGQRGKDLVLTVDMKLQKEVEKIVASEVGKVKASSSFLDNGSAYVVLMEPETGEILALSGYDTDRPGNNHDLGVIYDAFVMGSAVKGATLLAGFQENIAQPGTVYNDRPLYIRDDPPKSSFGGRALGRMNDLTALERSSNVYMFEIAMAFGNYDYDTERGGGANDAANGFNKMRYYFNQFGLGVKTGIDLPTEATGYSGRGVGFQLLANLMDFSIGQSDTYTPLQMAQYISTIANGGNRIQPRLVREIREPNTIEGELGNVIQQFTPNVLNRVDMSDNYIKRVQDGFRLVVDGRQGTARELATKDYRLAAKTGTSQVTYRGQKGNNQIFVGYAPYDNPEIAFAVIVPHLKIRDDVGRPALDISEQILDTYFELKENRQGIIGKLADEDDIEG